The DNA window AATACATTTAAGATTTTGTATTTTTGCAGTCAAAACACATTCTTATTTACTTGTCTTACAATTAGTTATGCTACAAAACAATCGTCTATTATTTTGGCTACGTCTTTGGATATTTTGGTTACTCTACTTTGCTCTTCATCGTGTGGTATTTTATAGCTATAACTATTCATTTTTTAGTGAATATCCACTTTCAGAGCAATTACAAGGCTTTTGGGAAGCTATTCATTTAGATTTATCAACGGCTGGTTATCTTATTGCGATTCCAACCCTTTTATTAATTGGTTATATCTTTTCTGTTAAGTTTATAAATAGATTAAATTATTTTTTTATCATCCTAATAGGAATCATTAGTGTTACAGATACATTGCTGTACCACGAGTGGGGCTACAAACTCAATGCTTATGCTTTATCTTTTTTGTTCTATCCTACTCAAATGATGGCTTCTATAACAGTTTCTCAACTTATACTTTCTTTTTTACTAGAAATCAGTCTCATTAGTTTTGGTATTTTTTTATATAAGTTTATCACTAAGATAGGAATAGAAAACACTAAAGAATTTGTATCATTTAATTTCAAGAAAAAAATAACCCACCCTATTTTTTATGGCTTGGTCAGTCTGCTTGCTGCTGCCCTTACATTTTTGGCTATTCGTGGTAGCTTAGGACTAGCTCCTATCAACCAAAGTTCAGCCTATTATTCTGTTCATACTCCTTTGAACCACTTGGCTACCAATACTTCTTGGAACTTATTGTTTAGTATTTTAAAAGCTAATAAAGCAAAAAAACAAGCTGGAGTTAAATATTTTGAACAAGAGAAAGTAGAACAAAATCTTAAAAAAGTTTATACATCTAACCCTAAAGAACAACAAAAAATATTGCGTTATACTCGTCCAAATGTAGTATTAGTTATTTTGGAGAGTTATACTTCTGATGTTGTCGAAACTTTAGGAGGAGAAAAAGATATTGCTCCTCATTTTTCTAAGATGACACAAGAAGGACTCTTGTTTGACAATATTTATTCTACGGCTGACCGAACAGATAAAGGAGTTGTAGGTGTTTTGAGTGGTTATCCTGCCCAAATGAATTCTTCTATTATCAAAGAACCTCAAAAATTTGAAAAACTACCTGTTCTGCCTTCTGTATTTAAAAATAAAGGATATTCTACCTCTGTATATTATGGTGGAGAATCAGAATATGCAAATTTTAAAGCCTACTGGCATCATGCAGGTTTTGATGAGATTATAGACCAAAATCAGTTTGAAGAAAAAGACAAAAATTCAAAGTGGGGAGCACACGACCATGTTGTTTTTGAAAAAGTTATTCAAGACTTAAATCAGCAAAAACCTCCATTTTTTACTACTGTACTAACACTGAGTTGTCATGAACCTTTCGAAACGCCTATTTCAACACCATACGATGAGGCAGTCAAAACAGAAACTGACAAAGATAAGAAAGAAGCGAATCTGTTTAGAAAAGCTGCCTATTATGCCGACTGGAGTATAAATAAATTTATGGAAGAAGCAAAAAAACAAACTTGGTACGAACAAACCTTATTTATTTTTGTAGCTGACCACGGACACCGTTTGCCAAAGCTTTATAAAGACACTCGCCAAACAGAAAAATATAGAATACCATTACTTTTTTATGGAAATGCTATTTCAGAGGAGTTTTTAGCAAAGCGCAATTCTACAATAGGCTCACAGACAGATATTGCCACAACACTTTTAGAACAATTAGAAATAGATAATACTGATTTTAGATGGGGCAAAGATTTATTAAATCCATCTTCAAAACAGTTTGCTTTTTACTGCTACGATGAAGGAATGACTTGGATTACTCCAAAGGGTTCTTTGCGCTATACAGAAACTACAAGTACCTCACAAGTCAGAATGAAGGATAATAATGTAAAAAAAGAAGAACTATTAGAGCAGCTGCCTTATGCTAAAAGTTATTTACAGGCTCTCTTAGAAGATTATGCGAGTAAGTAAAAGAGATAATAAGGCAAAGACAAAAAGAATATTATTTTTTGTCGCTCTATTTTCTAATATCTGTATGTGCTATCTTTACAAATATCTTAAAAATCTGTACCTTTGCAAGCTATGAAGAAACCGTATTTAGTTGGTATTACTGGAGGCAGTGGTTCTGGTAAAACCTACTTTTTAAGTCGCCTAATGAAGAGCATTAATCCTAATGATATATGCTTAATTTCACAAGATAATTATTATCGTCCTAGGGAAGAACAACCAATAGATGAAAATGGAATATCTAACTTTGATATGCCTCAATCTATTGACCACAAGCAATTTAGTGCAGATATTAAAGCGCTTTGCGAAGGGAAAACAATACATAAGGAAGAATATACGTTCAACAACCCTAATGTTGTTCCTAAACAGTTAATCTTTGAACCAAAGCCCATCATAATTGTAGAAGGGCTTTTCGTGTTTTATCATAAGACCATTTCTGATTTATTGGATTTGAAATTGTTTGTAGAAGCAACTGACCCAGTAAAGATAAAACGACGCATCATGAGAGACAACAAAGAGCGTGGTTATGATTTAGAAGATGTTCTTTATAGATATGTGATGCATGTTTCTCCTGCTTATGAGCGTTATGTTCGTCCTTATAAAGAAAATACAGATATTATTGTTCCTAATAATCATAATTGCGATATTGCACTAGAAGTAGTTATCAATCATTTGAAAAAGAAATTACCCATTCATTCTAAGTCTTAGTTTTTAGAGAGCATCATAGACTTTTTTTATCATTTGTTAAAAATCAAAACAACTAAATGGCAGATAAATTTGCAGTTATCGGACTCGGACATTTTGGTTATGCAGTAGCACGAAATTTGGCTGCCAGAGGTGCAGAAGTGCTTGCCATTGATAGAGATATTGAGCGAGTAGAATCTATAAAAGATGATGTGGCGTATGCTGTGGCATTAGATGCAACAGATATAAAAGCTCTTAGCTCTCAAAATGTAGCTGATATGGATGCTGTTTTGGTAGCAATTGGAGAAAATATTGAAGGACTTTTGCTCACAACTGTTCAGCTTTTAGAACTGAATGTAAAGCGTATTATTGCTCGTGCGATGGCAGACCAGCAGCGTCTGATTTTGGAAAAACTAGGTGTAAAAGAGATTCTTTCTCCAGAAGATGAGGTAGGAAAGTTAGTGGCTGAAAAGTTATTGAATCCGAACATGAAGGCATTTTTGCCTTTGCCAGACAATTATTCTATTGTAGAAATTCAAGCACCACGAAGAATCGTAAACAAAAAAGTAGGACAAGTTCGTTTTTCAGATAATTATGCACTAGATTTAATTACTATCAAGCGAGTGTATGAAGAGTATCACGACGGACGCAAACAATTTGCTGAACATTTGATTAATAGACCAACAGAAGATATTGCCATTGAGCAGTCAGATGTTTTGATTGTACTTGGAAAATCTAACGATGTAGAGAAATTTGTAGAGCTAAACAGGTAGTCAGTTACCAGTAAATTTCAAATGAGCTTATCTCTACATTTTATTTATCAAATTACATTTAGTTATCGTAATTGAATTTATGAAATCTTATCTCCCATTATTTGCCATTTTATTATTCCTACAAAGTTGTGATGCTTTTACAGACCAACGAGCCGTTACGAAAGAAGAATTTTATGAGTTGAAAGACAACGTAACCATCACTAAAGTAAGCGAAGGAAAAATATTGGAGGAAGCTACCCCAAAAGCACAAGAAATTTACAAGAAAATAGAATCAAAAAAAGTAGAGATTATCTCATTTTTAGAAAATAATCCCTCAAAACAACAAGAACTTTTCCAGTTGATAGGGCTAGACAGTACACAAGCCGA is part of the Bernardetia sp. genome and encodes:
- a CDS encoding LTA synthase family protein; the encoded protein is MLQNNRLLFWLRLWIFWLLYFALHRVVFYSYNYSFFSEYPLSEQLQGFWEAIHLDLSTAGYLIAIPTLLLIGYIFSVKFINRLNYFFIILIGIISVTDTLLYHEWGYKLNAYALSFLFYPTQMMASITVSQLILSFLLEISLISFGIFLYKFITKIGIENTKEFVSFNFKKKITHPIFYGLVSLLAAALTFLAIRGSLGLAPINQSSAYYSVHTPLNHLATNTSWNLLFSILKANKAKKQAGVKYFEQEKVEQNLKKVYTSNPKEQQKILRYTRPNVVLVILESYTSDVVETLGGEKDIAPHFSKMTQEGLLFDNIYSTADRTDKGVVGVLSGYPAQMNSSIIKEPQKFEKLPVLPSVFKNKGYSTSVYYGGESEYANFKAYWHHAGFDEIIDQNQFEEKDKNSKWGAHDHVVFEKVIQDLNQQKPPFFTTVLTLSCHEPFETPISTPYDEAVKTETDKDKKEANLFRKAAYYADWSINKFMEEAKKQTWYEQTLFIFVADHGHRLPKLYKDTRQTEKYRIPLLFYGNAISEEFLAKRNSTIGSQTDIATTLLEQLEIDNTDFRWGKDLLNPSSKQFAFYCYDEGMTWITPKGSLRYTETTSTSQVRMKDNNVKKEELLEQLPYAKSYLQALLEDYASK
- the udk gene encoding uridine kinase translates to MKKPYLVGITGGSGSGKTYFLSRLMKSINPNDICLISQDNYYRPREEQPIDENGISNFDMPQSIDHKQFSADIKALCEGKTIHKEEYTFNNPNVVPKQLIFEPKPIIIVEGLFVFYHKTISDLLDLKLFVEATDPVKIKRRIMRDNKERGYDLEDVLYRYVMHVSPAYERYVRPYKENTDIIVPNNHNCDIALEVVINHLKKKLPIHSKS
- a CDS encoding potassium channel family protein is translated as MADKFAVIGLGHFGYAVARNLAARGAEVLAIDRDIERVESIKDDVAYAVALDATDIKALSSQNVADMDAVLVAIGENIEGLLLTTVQLLELNVKRIIARAMADQQRLILEKLGVKEILSPEDEVGKLVAEKLLNPNMKAFLPLPDNYSIVEIQAPRRIVNKKVGQVRFSDNYALDLITIKRVYEEYHDGRKQFAEHLINRPTEDIAIEQSDVLIVLGKSNDVEKFVELNR